In a single window of the Lebetimonas sp. JH292 genome:
- a CDS encoding SDR family NAD(P)-dependent oxidoreductase, with the protein MDWLNEYLERSDEVYGIGRSCPFDIPFYKIDLSNIENLYKAVEAFNTDFDLVILNAGILGEIKLMKEWSVKELNDIFIVNVWANKVLIDLLEKWAKKIVIISSGAAVNGNPGWGGYALSKCVLNMMVSIYSKEINTPVFAVAPGVIDTDMVRKVISAEREKFSSVERVDKSKIELNEGVRKLVKLFDNLDKFESGSFIDIRNVEID; encoded by the coding sequence ATGGATTGGTTAAATGAATATCTTGAAAGAAGTGATGAAGTTTATGGGATTGGGAGAAGCTGCCCTTTTGACATTCCTTTTTATAAAATTGATTTATCAAATATTGAAAATTTATATAAAGCAGTTGAAGCATTTAACACTGATTTTGATTTAGTTATTTTAAATGCAGGGATATTGGGTGAAATTAAATTAATGAAAGAATGGAGTGTAAAAGAACTTAATGACATTTTCATAGTAAATGTGTGGGCTAATAAAGTTTTAATAGATTTGCTTGAAAAATGGGCTAAAAAAATTGTAATTATCAGCAGCGGTGCTGCAGTAAACGGAAATCCCGGCTGGGGAGGATACGCTCTTAGTAAGTGTGTTTTAAATATGATGGTAAGTATATATTCAAAAGAAATTAATACTCCTGTTTTTGCCGTAGCTCCAGGGGTAATTGATACAGATATGGTAAGAAAAGTAATTTCAGCTGAGAGGGAAAAATTTAGCTCAGTTGAGAGAGTTGATAAAAGTAAAATTGAATTAAATGAAGGTGTGAGAAAACTTGTTAAACTTTTTGATAATTTAGATAAATTTGAAAGTGGTAGTTTTATAGATATAAGAAATGTCGAGATTGATTGA
- a CDS encoding HemK/PrmC family methyltransferase, giving the protein MRIKDVIKFPESVYILEKLLNKDKAWLFLNDDLKVPEEFFEIQKKVKNGYPIEYIFEEVYFYGDKFYISEGVLISRDDTEVVVDRAIELIKSCQVAKHRVPSTKFQVIDCCTGSGVIAIEIKKHTWAEVIATDINKIAIEVAKKNAKLHNVEIEFKKCDLFNEKADLLIANPPYVENSYPKPNKFEPDEAFYGGSDGLDIVKKLINKAIEFKIPYAIIEIGYNQKEILSKFLEEKGIKKFEFFKDLAGNIRGVEIILNVDN; this is encoded by the coding sequence TTGAGGATTAAAGATGTTATAAAATTTCCTGAGAGTGTTTATATTTTAGAAAAACTTTTAAACAAAGATAAAGCATGGCTTTTTTTGAATGATGATTTGAAAGTACCAGAAGAATTTTTTGAAATTCAGAAAAAAGTAAAAAATGGGTATCCGATTGAATATATTTTTGAAGAGGTTTATTTTTACGGAGATAAATTTTATATCAGTGAGGGGGTTTTAATTTCAAGGGATGATACGGAAGTTGTGGTTGATAGGGCAATTGAACTAATAAAAAGTTGCCAAGTTGCCAAGCACCGAGTACCAAGTACCAAGTTCCAAGTTATTGACTGTTGCACGGGAAGCGGGGTAATTGCAATTGAGATTAAAAAACACACATGGGCTGAAGTGATAGCAACTGATATAAATAAAATTGCCATTGAAGTTGCTAAAAAAAATGCAAAGCTACATAATGTAGAAATTGAGTTTAAAAAATGTGATTTATTTAATGAAAAAGCCGATTTACTTATTGCTAATCCTCCGTATGTGGAAAATTCTTATCCTAAACCAAATAAATTTGAACCTGATGAGGCATTTTATGGTGGGAGTGATGGGCTTGATATTGTAAAAAAACTTATTAATAAGGCAATTGAATTTAAAATTCCTTATGCTATAATTGAGATAGGGTATAATCAAAAAGAGATTTTAAGCAAATTTTTAGAAGAAAAAGGGATAAAAAAGTTTGAATTTTTTAAAGATTTAGCTGGAAATATAAGAGGAGTTGAAATTATTTTAAATGTAGATAATTAG
- a CDS encoding MarC family protein, which translates to MIVKITLTLFLIMDPFGNLPVLISLLKNYDKKTKIKILIRELLISLFLIFIFILFGKQILELFGLSEASVSIAGGIILFLIALKMIFPSNETENTDKTDLLIVPIAIPMIAGPSLLAVLLLLSNSYNFHILFTASIISWALTSFIIIFFTYLAEFIPYKFFNAAEKLMGMLLIALSVQMLLDGIANYLHLK; encoded by the coding sequence ATGATTGTAAAAATAACCCTTACACTTTTTTTAATAATGGATCCATTTGGCAATTTACCGGTTTTAATATCTTTATTAAAAAATTATGATAAAAAAACAAAAATTAAAATTCTTATAAGAGAATTATTAATATCACTCTTTTTAATTTTTATTTTCATATTATTTGGAAAGCAAATTTTAGAGCTTTTTGGACTCAGTGAAGCGTCTGTTTCAATTGCAGGCGGAATAATTTTATTCTTAATAGCATTAAAAATGATTTTTCCATCAAATGAAACAGAAAATACGGATAAAACCGATTTATTAATAGTACCGATTGCCATTCCAATGATTGCCGGGCCGTCACTGCTTGCCGTTCTTTTATTGTTATCAAACAGTTACAATTTTCATATTTTATTTACTGCTTCTATCATCTCATGGGCTTTAACATCATTTATAATTATATTTTTTACCTATTTGGCTGAATTTATTCCATATAAATTTTTCAATGCTGCAGAAAAACTTATGGGAATGTTGTTAATCGCCCTTTCAGTTCAAATGTTACTTGATGGAATAGCTAATTATCTACATTTAAAATAA
- a CDS encoding transposase: MTFCNRNKFRRQKRFTWYGITENEGAKFWLNIVTDLNNRGVEDILIASVDGLKGFSEAINSVFPQTIVQRCIIHQIRYSMKYVGSKYQKEFMKDLKKVYQAISKEQAETELDNIEEKWGDKYPIAVNSWKNNWEELSTYFEYSEPIRRIIYTTNTVEGFNRQVRKITKTKGGFNEDKLKKMAKINYFQFV, encoded by the coding sequence ATTACATTTTGTAATAGGAATAAATTTAGAAGGCAAAAAAGATTTACTTGGTATGGGATAACAGAGAATGAAGGTGCAAAATTTTGGTTAAACATTGTAACAGATTTAAATAACAGAGGAGTAGAGGATATTTTAATAGCTTCTGTTGACGGATTAAAAGGATTTAGTGAAGCAATAAACTCTGTTTTTCCTCAAACTATAGTACAAAGGTGTATTATTCATCAAATTAGATATTCAATGAAATATGTTGGTTCTAAGTACCAAAAAGAGTTTATGAAAGATTTAAAAAAAGTATATCAGGCAATATCCAAAGAACAGGCTGAAACTGAACTTGACAATATTGAAGAAAAATGGGGAGATAAATATCCTATAGCTGTTAATTCTTGGAAAAACAACTGGGAAGAATTATCAACTTACTTTGAGTATTCAGAACCTATTAGAAGGATTATTTACACTACCAATACTGTTGAAGGATTTAACAGACAAGTTAGAAAAATAACTAAAACGAAAGGAGGATTTAATGAGGATAAGTTAAAAAAAATGGCTAAAATAAATTATTTTCAATTTGTATAA
- a CDS encoding transposase: protein MSDSLISRIVDKITPGIREWQNRTLDPIYPIVYMDAMVFKIKDDNGFYKNKALHFVIGINLEGKKDLLGMG from the coding sequence ATGAGTGATAGCTTAATTTCAAGAATAGTAGATAAAATTACTCCTGGAATAAGAGAGTGGCAAAATAGGACATTAGACCCCATATATCCAATAGTATATATGGATGCTATGGTGTTTAAAATAAAAGATGATAACGGTTTTTATAAAAACAAAGCATTACATTTTGTAATAGGAATAAATTTAGAAGGCAAAAAAGATTTACTTGGTATGGGATAA
- a CDS encoding aminoacetone oxidase family FAD-binding enzyme has protein sequence MSRLIDTAILGGGASGLFLGSLLKKNYLIIEHNKEIGAKIRISGGGKCNITNKIVTENNYRGDKELVRKVLKKFSNKDLLSWLKRNNLEIVEAKKNQYFFKSSEILLNFFKRNVKKILKAEIIEVKFEKDRFKIITDKQFFYAKNVVVATGGISYKKLGASDIGYKIAKNFGHSITPLRPALVGLTVQKSESWFKNLSGISFESVVKEGEKKFRQNILFSHRGITGPAVLNVSLWWDKGKISIGFLKKDVFTFLKNPNKQISTQLSLPKRFVKEFLNAKNLKDKKVRELKSFEKEKLKLLNNYEFAPAGTFGFERAEVTKGGVDTNDLNEFLESKFQKRLYFVGEVLDVTGELGGYNFQWAFSSAYSVYLNLIKRLTIED, from the coding sequence ATGTCGAGATTGATTGATACTGCAATTTTAGGAGGAGGGGCAAGCGGTCTTTTTCTGGGAAGTCTTTTAAAAAAGAATTATTTAATTATTGAGCATAATAAAGAAATCGGAGCTAAAATACGAATCAGCGGCGGTGGAAAATGCAATATTACCAATAAAATAGTAACCGAAAATAATTACAGAGGCGATAAAGAGTTAGTTAGAAAAGTTTTAAAAAAATTTTCAAATAAAGATTTACTTAGTTGGCTGAAAAGAAATAATTTAGAAATAGTTGAAGCTAAAAAAAATCAATATTTTTTTAAAAGCAGTGAAATATTACTTAATTTTTTTAAAAGAAATGTAAAAAAGATACTCAAAGCAGAAATTATTGAGGTTAAATTTGAAAAGGACAGATTTAAAATTATTACTGATAAACAGTTTTTTTATGCTAAAAATGTGGTTGTAGCAACAGGGGGGATAAGCTATAAAAAACTTGGTGCAAGCGATATTGGATATAAAATAGCCAAAAATTTTGGACATTCAATTACTCCTCTGCGTCCGGCGCTTGTAGGACTTACAGTGCAAAAAAGTGAAAGCTGGTTTAAGAATTTAAGCGGTATTTCATTTGAATCTGTTGTAAAAGAAGGTGAGAAAAAATTTAGGCAAAATATTCTTTTTTCTCACAGGGGAATTACCGGTCCTGCAGTATTAAATGTATCTTTATGGTGGGATAAAGGTAAAATAAGTATCGGTTTTTTAAAAAAAGATGTATTTACTTTTCTTAAAAACCCAAATAAACAGATTTCTACCCAGCTTTCACTTCCAAAAAGATTTGTAAAAGAATTTTTAAATGCCAAGAATCTTAAAGATAAGAAAGTAAGAGAATTAAAATCATTTGAAAAAGAAAAACTTAAACTTTTAAATAATTATGAATTTGCCCCGGCCGGAACTTTTGGATTTGAGAGAGCTGAAGTTACAAAAGGTGGAGTTGATACAAATGATTTAAATGAATTTTTGGAAAGTAAATTTCAAAAAAGACTTTATTTCGTAGGGGAGGTTTTAGATGTGACAGGTGAGCTTGGGGGTTATAATTTTCAATGGGCTTTTAGCAGTGCTTACAGTGTTTATTTAAACTTAATAAAAAGGTTAACAATTGAGGATTAA
- a CDS encoding M48 family metallopeptidase, whose amino-acid sequence MVNLLVGLFGLYIFVKIIIEIKEVFYIKKVFPEIVSFMNVEEYKNSAFYAIYKHTLNIFNALISMFLVVFWMSGGLFIINFLLCKNTLLSELEVLFVFFAVNYILTFPINIWEKHIDKKFGFNVAPWKLFFVDEFKKIVLFLILGGVFFAGLIYFIEHFKYWWIIGFGFTFLVVILINVLYPIFASIFNKFEPLQDEELKTDIENMMEKVGFKSNGIFVMDASKRDTRLNAYFAGLGKSKRVVLFDTLLKKLNKNEILAVLGHELGHFKHKDILKNIAVVGIMLFIIFAVFGNLPDNLFNEIHVPKNGVNIIILALLFMDMIMFILQPFVNLISRQNEFGADEMGSELVSKKDLASALKKLVAENKHFPHVSKLYSFIYYSHPPILERLEKLEIRKIKYEFFI is encoded by the coding sequence TTGGTAAATTTATTGGTAGGTTTATTTGGTCTTTATATTTTTGTAAAAATTATTATAGAAATAAAAGAAGTTTTTTATATTAAAAAAGTTTTTCCTGAAATTGTTTCATTTATGAATGTAGAAGAGTATAAAAATTCTGCATTTTATGCTATTTATAAACATACTCTTAATATTTTTAACGCATTAATAAGTATGTTTTTAGTTGTGTTTTGGATGAGCGGAGGATTGTTTATTATAAATTTTTTACTTTGTAAAAATACATTGCTTAGTGAATTGGAAGTTTTATTTGTTTTTTTTGCGGTAAATTATATTTTAACGTTTCCTATAAATATTTGGGAAAAACATATTGATAAAAAATTTGGTTTTAATGTAGCACCTTGGAAACTTTTTTTTGTGGATGAATTTAAAAAAATAGTCCTGTTTTTAATTTTAGGCGGGGTATTTTTTGCAGGGTTGATTTATTTTATAGAACATTTTAAATACTGGTGGATTATAGGGTTTGGTTTTACATTTTTGGTAGTGATTTTGATAAATGTTTTATATCCTATATTTGCAAGTATTTTTAATAAATTTGAGCCGTTACAAGACGAAGAACTTAAAACCGATATTGAAAATATGATGGAAAAAGTCGGCTTTAAAAGCAACGGTATTTTTGTAATGGATGCAAGCAAAAGAGATACAAGACTTAATGCCTATTTTGCAGGGCTTGGCAAAAGTAAAAGAGTTGTTTTATTTGATACGCTTTTAAAAAAACTGAATAAAAATGAGATTTTGGCAGTGCTTGGGCATGAACTTGGGCATTTTAAACACAAAGACATATTAAAAAATATTGCGGTTGTTGGAATTATGCTTTTTATAATTTTTGCTGTTTTTGGGAATTTACCTGATAATTTGTTTAATGAGATTCATGTACCTAAAAACGGGGTAAATATAATTATTTTGGCATTATTATTTATGGATATGATTATGTTTATATTGCAGCCTTTTGTTAATTTAATAAGCAGACAAAATGAATTTGGTGCAGATGAAATGGGAAGTGAATTGGTTAGCAAAAAAGACTTGGCAAGCGCTCTTAAAAAGCTCGTAGCAGAAAACAAACATTTTCCTCATGTAAGCAAATTATATTCATTTATTTATTATTCTCATCCACCGATTTTAGAGAGATTGGAAAAACTTGAAATAAGGAAGATAAAGTATGAGTTTTTCATATAA